A window of the Eleutherodactylus coqui strain aEleCoq1 chromosome 8, aEleCoq1.hap1, whole genome shotgun sequence genome harbors these coding sequences:
- the BCS1L gene encoding mitochondrial chaperone BCS1 isoform X2: MYTAMGTEWRPFGFPRRRRPLTSVVLEEGISDKIVQDVKGFIDNPKWYSDRGIPYRRGYLLYGPPGCGKSSFITALAGELEYSICLMSLSDNSLSDDRLNHLLSVAPQQSIILLEDVDAAFVSRDLAKENPTAYQGFGRLTFSGLLNALDGVASTEARIVFMTTNHIDRLDPALIRPGRVDVKQFIGHCTRWQLTQMFQRFYPDQASSAAEEFADTALNTFEKISAAQVQGHFMMHKNDPQASIKNIHSLAA; the protein is encoded by the exons ATGTACACTGCCATGGGCACTGAATGGCGACCGTTTGGTTTCCCAAGACGCAGGCGGCCGCTGACCTCCGTAGTGCTAGAAGAAGGAATTTCCGATAAGATTGTTCAGGATGTGAAAGGATTTATTGACAATCCTAAATGGTACAGTGACCGAG GGATCCCGTACAGAAGAGGATATCTCCTATATGGGCCACCTGGATGTGGGAAGAGCAGTTTTAT CACAGCCCTGGCTGGAGAACTGGAGTACAGCATCTGCTTAATGAGCCTGAGTGATAACAGCCTCTCGGATGACCGTCTAAATCACCTCTTGAGCGTCGCTCCGCAGCAGAGCATCATTCTCCTAGAGGATGTCGATGCTGCCTTTGTTAGTCGGGACCTGGCCAAGGAGA ATCCCACTGCGTATCAAGGATTTGGTCGGTTGACCTTCAGCGGTCTGTTAAACGCGTTGGATGGTGTCGCTTCCACAGAAGCTCGTATAGTGTttatgacaaccaatcacattgaCAG GTTGGACCCTGCGTTGATCCGTCCGGGCCGTGTTGATGTCAAGCAGTTTATAGGACATTGCACCCGGTGGCAGCTGACGCAGATGTTTCAGAGGTTTTACCCGGACCAGGCCAGTTCAGCAGCAGAGGAGTTTGCGGACACGGCGCTCAACACCTTTGAGAAGATTAGTGCAGCCCAAGTACAGGGTCACTTCATGATGCACAAAAATGACCCTCAAGCATCAATTAAGAACATTCATTCTCTAGCTGCATAA